One genomic segment of Anaerotignum faecicola includes these proteins:
- the prmA gene encoding 50S ribosomal protein L11 methyltransferase, with translation MEWIEVFVATSQIGLEPVEGVLYQCGLTGLMIHDEADFAEFLENPNREWDYVADELVEEKEELETGITFFLRDNLYGREQLAQIQGALAAVKASEKELDLGSLELKMKNVQEEDWANNWKKYFKPFPVGEKIMIKPSWEELTEETDKVILKIDPGHIFGTGTHETTQLCMELIEKYVKKDDMVLDIGCGSGILSIASLLLEAKEADAVDIDPNAIAIAYENSDRNDIPREKYHVCAGNILEDAALHEKYSGKKYDMVEANIVADIIIALTKQVPDYIKDGGIFLSSGIITERKEDVLAALAAGGFDVQDVREKKGWVAIASKYVG, from the coding sequence ATGGAATGGATTGAAGTATTCGTAGCGACCAGCCAGATTGGACTGGAGCCTGTGGAGGGCGTGCTGTATCAGTGCGGACTGACAGGACTGATGATTCATGATGAGGCGGATTTTGCGGAATTTCTGGAAAACCCCAACAGAGAATGGGATTATGTGGCAGATGAGCTGGTGGAGGAAAAGGAAGAACTGGAAACAGGAATTACCTTTTTCCTGCGCGATAACCTTTACGGCAGAGAACAGCTTGCACAGATTCAGGGCGCATTGGCGGCAGTGAAGGCAAGTGAGAAGGAATTGGATTTAGGCTCTTTGGAGTTAAAAATGAAAAACGTGCAGGAGGAGGATTGGGCGAACAACTGGAAGAAATATTTCAAGCCCTTCCCTGTCGGCGAAAAAATCATGATTAAGCCCTCCTGGGAGGAGTTGACGGAGGAAACCGATAAGGTGATTCTGAAAATTGACCCCGGACATATCTTCGGCACAGGGACACACGAAACCACGCAGCTTTGCATGGAGCTGATTGAAAAATACGTGAAAAAGGACGATATGGTTCTGGATATCGGCTGTGGCAGCGGGATTCTTTCGATTGCCTCTCTTTTGTTGGAGGCGAAGGAGGCGGATGCAGTGGACATTGACCCGAATGCCATAGCGATTGCTTATGAAAACAGCGACAGGAACGATATTCCCAGAGAGAAATACCATGTTTGTGCAGGGAATATTCTGGAGGATGCGGCACTGCATGAAAAATACAGCGGCAAAAAATATGACATGGTAGAGGCAAACATTGTGGCGGATATCATCATTGCACTGACGAAGCAGGTGCCTGACTATATTAAGGACGGCGGTATTTTCCTTTCGAGTGGTATCATTACCGAGAGAAAAGAGGATGTGCTTGCGGCACTGGCGGCAGGCGGCTTTGACGTGCAGGATGTGCGTGAGAAAAAGGGCTGGGTTGCCATCGCATCGAAATATGTGGGGTGA
- a CDS encoding 16S rRNA (uracil(1498)-N(3))-methyltransferase yields the protein MPKFFFDKIDMTQGQICLHGEDEKHIKTVLRAKEGEELTLCDGEGMDYQCRISSLTDGVQLEILSKAPCETEPKTKITLYQGLPKADKMELIIQKCVELGVERIVAVSTERAIVKLDKKEGKKLERWQKIAEAAAKQSGRGKIPEIGGQVLKFKDAVAEAKRLDGAIIPYEREEKTGLREFVKDFKGESIGVFIGPEGGFAEEEIALAKENGITPITLGKRILRTETAGMTTTAILLYELD from the coding sequence ATGCCGAAATTTTTCTTTGATAAAATCGACATGACACAAGGACAGATTTGCCTGCATGGAGAGGACGAAAAGCATATTAAGACCGTTCTGCGCGCGAAGGAGGGCGAGGAGCTAACGCTTTGCGACGGAGAGGGCATGGATTACCAATGTAGAATTTCCTCTCTGACAGATGGGGTACAGCTGGAGATTCTCTCCAAAGCGCCCTGCGAAACAGAGCCGAAAACAAAAATTACGCTTTATCAGGGCTTGCCGAAGGCGGATAAGATGGAGCTGATTATTCAGAAATGTGTGGAGCTTGGCGTGGAGCGGATTGTTGCGGTCAGCACCGAGCGTGCCATTGTGAAGCTGGATAAAAAGGAAGGCAAAAAGCTGGAGCGTTGGCAGAAAATTGCCGAGGCGGCGGCAAAGCAGAGCGGCAGAGGGAAGATTCCCGAAATCGGCGGACAGGTGCTAAAATTCAAGGATGCCGTTGCAGAGGCAAAAAGACTGGATGGCGCGATTATCCCTTATGAGAGGGAAGAAAAGACAGGGCTGCGCGAATTTGTGAAGGACTTCAAGGGTGAGAGCATTGGCGTTTTCATCGGGCCGGAGGGCGGCTTTGCTGAGGAAGAAATCGCACTGGCGAAGGAAAACGGCATTACGCCAATCACCCTTGGGAAACGCATCCTGCGGACGGAAACGGCCGGCATGACAACAACAGCTATCCTTTTATATGAATTGGATTGA
- a CDS encoding cysteine desulfurase family protein, with protein MIYFDNAATTRALPAVAEKMSTMLCEQYGNPASVSAMGLAAEKEIRNAAEIIARGIHCKYDEVFFTSGGTEGDNWAIYGTAEGYKRQGQHFITTEIEHPAVKNPMKLLEEKGAEVTWLKVDRQGHISLEELANAIRPDTVLVSTILVNNETGTVQDAAAIGKLIKEKNPQCLYHVDAVQAFGKYPIDVEKMKIDLLTMSGHKIHGPKGVGMLYMRKGLKVKPLMLGGGQQRGQRPGTENGPGAAALGVACDEAFKSMKESIAHVREVKQTLLEGILALPDTQLNGDSLEEASPYVLNVTFKGLRSEVLLHALESKGIVVSAGSACDSKKKVGSPVLTAMGLPFSEIEGAIRFSFCRYNTVEEAKECLKALEELVPFFRKYNR; from the coding sequence ATGATTTATTTTGATAATGCGGCAACAACAAGAGCGCTGCCTGCGGTAGCGGAAAAAATGAGCACAATGCTCTGCGAACAATACGGCAACCCTGCATCTGTGAGTGCTATGGGTCTGGCGGCGGAAAAGGAAATCAGAAATGCGGCGGAAATCATCGCAAGAGGGATTCACTGCAAATATGACGAGGTTTTCTTTACCAGCGGCGGCACGGAAGGCGACAACTGGGCGATTTACGGCACGGCAGAGGGCTATAAAAGACAGGGACAGCACTTTATTACAACGGAAATTGAACACCCTGCGGTGAAGAATCCTATGAAGCTATTAGAGGAAAAGGGCGCAGAGGTCACATGGCTGAAGGTGGACAGACAGGGACATATCTCCTTGGAGGAGCTGGCAAATGCCATCCGCCCCGATACGGTTCTGGTCAGCACGATTCTGGTAAATAACGAAACGGGAACGGTGCAGGATGCGGCGGCAATCGGCAAGCTGATTAAGGAGAAGAATCCGCAGTGTCTGTATCATGTGGATGCGGTGCAGGCCTTCGGGAAATACCCCATTGATGTGGAAAAAATGAAAATTGACCTGCTGACGATGAGCGGTCATAAGATTCATGGACCGAAGGGCGTTGGGATGCTCTATATGCGCAAGGGCTTGAAGGTGAAACCGCTGATGCTCGGCGGCGGACAGCAGAGAGGACAGCGCCCCGGTACAGAAAACGGCCCCGGCGCGGCGGCATTGGGCGTGGCATGTGACGAAGCCTTCAAGAGCATGAAGGAAAGCATTGCGCATGTGAGAGAGGTAAAGCAGACCTTGCTGGAAGGGATTCTTGCTCTGCCCGATACCCAGCTGAACGGGGACAGTCTGGAGGAGGCAAGCCCCTATGTGCTGAATGTGACCTTCAAGGGGCTCAGAAGCGAAGTACTGCTGCACGCACTGGAAAGCAAGGGCATTGTGGTTTCTGCCGGCTCTGCCTGCGACAGTAAGAAAAAGGTTGGCAGCCCTGTTCTGACGGCAATGGGTCTGCCCTTCTCTGAAATTGAAGGGGCAATCCGTTTCAGCTTCTGCCGCTATAATACAGTGGAGGAAGCAAAGGAATGTCTGAAAGCGTTGGAGGAACTGGTTCCCTTCTTCAGAAAATATAACAGATAA
- the thiI gene encoding tRNA uracil 4-sulfurtransferase ThiI: MAEKVLIVKYGEIAMRGNNKYIFINRLISAIRKNLDPYGNYYVVRDPGRLIVENRDGELDYDFTIPKLETIFGLHSICPGVRLEDNSFDTICKEALAHMQEFYGDKEMTFKVNTRRANKSYPMHSMEMSMEVGAYLLDHMPNMRVDVKHPNVTLNIEIRNSTYLHSKTIRTYGGLPYGSNGKAVSLLSGGIDSPVATWMMAKRGVEVEGVYFHSPPYTSEWAKEKVIDLAKRIADFTGEFRLYVVPFTELQLYLLDNTAHDRLTIHLKRAMMRAAEMIAHKDDALALVTGESVGQVASQTMQGIQVINAVCDLPVLRPLAGMDKAEIIERAEKIGTFEISIRPYEDCCTVFVAKHPVTKPRLNYIEKAEHKLTELDRLLEEAVANAEIIDL, translated from the coding sequence ATGGCTGAAAAGGTTTTAATCGTGAAATACGGTGAGATTGCCATGCGCGGCAATAATAAATATATCTTCATCAACCGCCTGATTTCCGCGATTCGCAAAAATCTCGACCCTTACGGTAACTATTATGTTGTGCGTGACCCCGGTCGCCTGATTGTGGAAAATCGCGATGGCGAATTGGACTATGATTTTACCATTCCCAAGCTGGAAACCATCTTCGGGCTGCATTCCATCTGCCCCGGAGTGCGTCTGGAGGATAACAGCTTTGATACCATCTGCAAGGAAGCATTGGCGCACATGCAGGAATTTTACGGCGATAAGGAAATGACCTTTAAGGTAAATACACGCCGTGCGAATAAAAGCTATCCCATGCATTCCATGGAAATGAGCATGGAGGTGGGGGCGTATCTTCTGGATCACATGCCGAATATGAGGGTGGATGTGAAGCATCCGAATGTGACGCTGAATATTGAGATTCGCAACAGCACCTACTTACATTCCAAAACAATCCGCACCTACGGCGGCTTGCCCTATGGTAGCAACGGCAAGGCAGTCAGCCTGCTTTCCGGCGGCATCGACAGCCCTGTTGCAACATGGATGATGGCAAAACGCGGCGTTGAGGTGGAGGGCGTTTATTTCCACAGCCCCCCGTATACAAGCGAATGGGCGAAGGAAAAGGTGATTGATTTGGCGAAGCGCATTGCGGATTTTACAGGGGAGTTTCGGCTGTATGTGGTTCCCTTTACGGAATTGCAGCTGTACCTTCTGGATAACACGGCACATGACCGCCTGACGATTCATCTGAAACGTGCGATGATGCGTGCGGCGGAAATGATTGCACACAAGGATGATGCACTGGCACTGGTGACAGGCGAAAGCGTGGGACAGGTGGCAAGCCAGACCATGCAGGGGATTCAGGTCATCAATGCAGTCTGCGATTTGCCTGTACTGCGCCCTCTGGCAGGGATGGATAAGGCGGAAATCATTGAACGTGCGGAAAAAATCGGTACATTTGAAATTTCCATTCGCCCGTATGAGGACTGCTGTACTGTTTTTGTGGCAAAGCATCCTGTGACAAAGCCTCGTCTGAATTATATTGAAAAGGCGGAGCATAAGCTGACCGAATTGGACAGACTGCTGGAGGAAGCGGTTGCCAATGCGGAAATTATCGATTTGTAA
- a CDS encoding DUF896 domain-containing protein, with amino-acid sequence MFEQATPLTKRINELAKKAKTVGLTEAEKEEQTLLRQEFLIKFRANFKTQLDNIEIVDEDEKEEK; translated from the coding sequence ATGTTTGAACAGGCAACCCCTTTGACAAAGCGTATCAATGAACTGGCGAAGAAAGCGAAAACCGTTGGTCTGACCGAAGCGGAAAAGGAAGAGCAGACCTTATTGCGTCAGGAATTCCTGATTAAATTCCGCGCGAATTTCAAGACACAGCTAGATAACATTGAAATTGTGGACGAGGACGAAAAAGAAGAAAAATAA
- a CDS encoding copper amine oxidase N-terminal domain-containing protein encodes MKKNMTKVMAMGMVLTMLAGTTVFAVDRTATNDMAATGSEMDVKEEGFVTDSGKIISVEKSGTDGVSVVEIENKNGGLRFAVDANSLILDRKDGSYKTVADLTEGMEIAVVYSANSPMGMSLPPYLGSVTAVVANADADNMMVGHFGDDLTDETNKLQLNISDETRILNMEGAKIKLSAADVKNRDALVFYDITTRSIPAQTTPSLVLLLPQAEEVGEEMENEPKMQVQMMVPLREAAKENGYTVKWQGKQKPIVLEKDGTSIEITLGSAEYVVEGDMVMKAAMPSELKDGKTYVSSEIFN; translated from the coding sequence ATGAAAAAGAATATGACAAAGGTTATGGCAATGGGTATGGTGCTGACAATGCTGGCAGGCACAACTGTGTTTGCGGTAGACAGAACAGCAACAAATGATATGGCTGCAACAGGCAGTGAGATGGACGTAAAGGAAGAAGGCTTTGTAACGGATAGCGGTAAGATTATTTCCGTAGAGAAATCCGGAACAGACGGTGTTTCCGTTGTGGAAATCGAAAACAAAAATGGCGGTCTGCGTTTTGCAGTTGATGCAAACAGCCTGATTCTGGATAGAAAGGACGGCAGCTATAAAACAGTGGCTGATTTGACAGAGGGCATGGAGATTGCAGTGGTTTACAGCGCAAACAGCCCTATGGGTATGAGCTTGCCCCCTTATCTGGGCAGCGTGACAGCAGTGGTTGCCAATGCAGATGCGGACAATATGATGGTTGGACACTTCGGGGATGACCTGACAGATGAGACAAATAAGCTGCAGCTGAATATTTCCGATGAAACAAGAATTCTGAACATGGAGGGCGCAAAAATCAAGCTTTCCGCTGCGGATGTAAAGAACCGAGATGCACTGGTATTCTATGATATTACAACAAGAAGCATTCCTGCACAGACAACCCCCTCCCTGGTGCTGCTGCTGCCACAGGCGGAGGAAGTAGGGGAAGAAATGGAAAACGAGCCTAAAATGCAGGTGCAGATGATGGTTCCTCTGAGAGAGGCGGCAAAGGAAAACGGCTATACCGTAAAATGGCAGGGCAAGCAGAAGCCTATCGTTCTGGAAAAGGACGGCACCTCCATTGAAATTACGCTTGGCAGCGCAGAATATGTAGTTGAGGGCGATATGGTGATGAAGGCGGCAATGCCCAGTGAGCTGAAGGACGGCAAGACATACGTTTCCAGCGAGATTTTTAATTAA
- a CDS encoding alanine racemase: MKKHELQTPAILLDLDKLEHNIQSWQALCNENGKELWPMIKTHKSTALAKMQLDAGATGFLCGTLDECEMVYQLGAKHIMYAYPTANPVNIRRLLPFTKDAELIIRLDTVRAAEILNSEAEKAGVTVSYTVIVDMDFHRFGMPADAVVDFVKTLSSLKNLKFRGISTHPGQVYGCTTRAALETVAKLEKDTMKKAADALAAAGFPCEIISSGSTPTFEIAVKDKTLNVSHPGNYTFFDNIQISLGTCGEDACSLRVLATVVSHPSEEFYLFDAGSKCLGLDQGAHGNSAIKGFGHVVGHPELTIVGLSEEVAKVKADGTCTLQIGDRVEIIPNHSCSTANNTGWYTCVRGDEIVDFIAVDARENSKKKGTL, translated from the coding sequence ATGAAAAAACACGAATTACAAACCCCCGCTATCCTCTTGGATCTGGATAAGCTGGAACACAATATCCAATCCTGGCAAGCACTCTGCAACGAAAACGGCAAAGAGCTGTGGCCCATGATTAAGACGCATAAAAGCACCGCCCTTGCGAAAATGCAGCTGGACGCAGGCGCAACAGGCTTTCTCTGTGGCACATTGGATGAATGTGAAATGGTTTATCAGCTTGGCGCAAAGCATATCATGTATGCTTACCCCACCGCAAACCCCGTCAATATCCGCCGCCTGCTGCCCTTTACCAAGGATGCAGAGCTGATTATCCGTCTGGATACTGTCCGCGCGGCAGAAATTTTAAACAGCGAAGCGGAAAAAGCAGGTGTCACCGTTTCCTATACCGTCATTGTGGATATGGATTTCCACCGCTTCGGGATGCCCGCAGATGCCGTTGTGGATTTCGTGAAAACGCTTTCCTCCTTGAAAAATCTGAAATTCCGCGGCATTTCCACCCATCCCGGACAGGTTTATGGCTGCACCACAAGAGCCGCTTTGGAGACGGTTGCCAAGCTGGAAAAGGATACCATGAAAAAGGCTGCTGATGCTCTGGCTGCGGCAGGCTTCCCCTGTGAAATCATTTCCTCCGGCTCTACTCCCACCTTTGAGATTGCCGTAAAGGATAAAACCCTCAACGTAAGCCATCCCGGCAACTATACCTTCTTCGATAACATCCAGATTTCCCTTGGCACCTGCGGCGAGGATGCTTGCTCCTTACGCGTATTGGCAACCGTTGTTTCCCATCCCTCCGAGGAATTCTATCTCTTTGATGCCGGCTCCAAATGTCTGGGTCTGGATCAGGGGGCACACGGAAATTCTGCTATCAAGGGCTTCGGGCATGTTGTCGGGCATCCTGAGCTGACGATTGTCGGGCTTTCCGAGGAGGTCGCAAAGGTAAAGGCAGACGGCACATGTACTCTGCAGATCGGTGATCGGGTCGAAATCATCCCGAATCATTCCTGCTCCACCGCAAATAATACCGGCTGGTATACCTGCGTGCGCGGCGATGAGATTGTAGATTTCATTGCAGTCGATGCAAGAGAAAACAGTAAGAAAAAAGGTACATTATAA
- a CDS encoding S-layer homology domain-containing protein, producing MKKTKQILTLATTASLLMGSISVPAYAATTFVDINTVTWSGFKPFLNQAAELGLMSGYEENGKRYCKPRNNVTYCEAVQLMYSIMKAYTKQDVNDATVTKWKPVISAYNIPTWAYKATAYGLENSILTTAELNKLQGGTKAANREDVGVIFGKAMDTVKGYDVKSGATLGYADKDAISATAVPYLELLYRVNLMVGDSDNKFNPKKNITRAEMAVLSVKSYNKLVENKGTETNQKTATGTVTDCKTMQNGDIFLTMTASGSSLSLFGVKGKVTAKYNGQTIALSDIKTGDTVKVTYEGQYMSSITVTYSKNGIKQTTEKKYELKDITDSKITVKDGSTEKKFYLDDDVEIRLDGKKSTVSKLSRALEDTSYDVTLTLDKDEYVLKVVAVVNANNPTDGTVTDVEDDEITIKSGKKEYTYTLASDVEVTYNGNTMKFSKFQRNYDDSNFVVSLKLDKNNRVSEIKITSMEDDYNGTLTFLNSKRIEFTAGSKTYQYNLSDDVTVRIDGKKSSVSALRESYRDGKAYTVSVDTNRDDEVTELLAVSKFSSNNKGKLSKISKRELTIVAKEKDYTYGLADDVDVTINGKNRDVSDLIDSYKDYSFNVTLGFDKNGDVCEITAEMADAKEGYLRDLVEDKRTITVTAAGLNIKMDLASSVTVKLGGESISLTKLNSELDYAYGDSQIYVELGYNGSGEVKTITAFWEDARGELVSVDRRADEIEVRIDGSKKTFEISTRAEFVYKLSAAADADDYKRNLRYDEDLYGLQDFLDACSDARDDCTVALTKDSKGKIVRICAIAG from the coding sequence ATGAAAAAAACAAAGCAGATTCTAACCTTGGCAACAACAGCAAGCCTGTTGATGGGCAGTATTTCAGTGCCTGCCTATGCGGCAACAACCTTTGTGGATATCAACACGGTGACGTGGTCGGGCTTTAAGCCGTTTCTGAATCAGGCGGCAGAGCTTGGGCTGATGAGCGGCTACGAGGAAAACGGCAAGCGTTACTGCAAGCCGAGAAACAACGTGACCTATTGCGAAGCGGTGCAGCTGATGTATTCTATCATGAAGGCATACACGAAGCAGGATGTCAATGATGCAACGGTGACAAAATGGAAGCCTGTAATCAGCGCGTATAACATCCCGACGTGGGCGTATAAGGCAACGGCATACGGCTTGGAAAACAGTATTCTGACAACGGCGGAGCTGAATAAGCTGCAGGGCGGCACAAAGGCGGCAAATCGCGAGGATGTCGGCGTGATTTTCGGGAAGGCGATGGATACCGTAAAGGGGTATGACGTGAAATCCGGTGCAACACTGGGCTATGCCGATAAGGATGCGATTTCCGCAACGGCAGTGCCCTATCTGGAGCTGTTGTATAGAGTGAATTTGATGGTGGGGGATTCGGATAATAAATTCAATCCAAAGAAGAACATCACTCGTGCGGAGATGGCGGTGCTTTCCGTAAAATCCTATAATAAGTTGGTGGAAAACAAGGGAACGGAAACAAACCAGAAAACCGCAACAGGGACAGTGACCGACTGCAAGACGATGCAGAATGGGGATATTTTCCTGACGATGACGGCAAGCGGTTCCTCTTTGAGCCTGTTTGGGGTGAAAGGAAAGGTAACGGCGAAATATAACGGACAGACGATTGCTCTTTCGGATATCAAAACAGGGGATACTGTGAAGGTGACCTACGAAGGGCAGTATATGAGCAGTATCACGGTGACATATTCCAAGAACGGCATCAAGCAGACAACTGAAAAGAAATATGAGCTGAAGGATATCACCGATTCCAAGATTACGGTCAAGGATGGCTCGACCGAAAAGAAATTTTATCTGGATGATGATGTGGAAATCAGACTGGATGGGAAGAAATCGACCGTCAGCAAGCTTTCCAGAGCCTTGGAGGATACCTCCTATGACGTAACACTGACTCTGGATAAGGATGAATATGTGCTGAAGGTTGTAGCGGTGGTGAATGCAAACAACCCCACTGACGGCACTGTGACGGATGTGGAGGATGACGAGATTACCATCAAATCCGGCAAGAAGGAATATACCTACACTCTGGCAAGCGATGTGGAGGTTACCTATAACGGCAATACGATGAAGTTCAGCAAATTCCAACGGAATTATGATGACAGCAATTTTGTGGTTTCCCTGAAGCTGGATAAGAATAACAGGGTTTCGGAGATTAAGATTACCTCTATGGAGGATGATTACAACGGCACGCTGACCTTCCTCAACAGCAAACGCATTGAATTTACGGCAGGAAGTAAGACATATCAGTATAACCTGAGTGATGATGTGACAGTGCGGATTGACGGCAAGAAGAGCAGTGTTTCTGCCCTGCGGGAAAGCTATCGCGATGGCAAGGCGTACACCGTTTCGGTGGACACCAACAGGGATGACGAGGTAACGGAGCTTCTTGCGGTATCGAAATTCAGCAGTAATAACAAGGGCAAGCTGAGTAAAATCAGCAAGAGAGAGCTTACGATTGTAGCGAAGGAAAAGGACTATACCTACGGTTTGGCGGATGATGTGGATGTAACCATCAATGGCAAGAACAGGGATGTTTCCGATTTGATTGACAGCTATAAGGATTACAGCTTCAATGTTACGTTGGGGTTCGATAAGAATGGTGATGTTTGCGAAATTACCGCGGAGATGGCGGACGCGAAGGAAGGCTATCTCAGAGACTTGGTTGAGGATAAGAGAACCATTACCGTTACGGCGGCAGGGCTGAATATCAAGATGGATTTGGCAAGCAGTGTAACAGTGAAATTGGGCGGCGAAAGCATCAGTCTGACGAAGCTGAACAGCGAGTTGGACTATGCCTATGGCGATTCCCAGATTTATGTGGAGCTGGGCTATAACGGTAGCGGTGAGGTAAAAACGATTACGGCGTTCTGGGAGGATGCACGCGGCGAGCTGGTATCTGTTGACAGAAGAGCAGATGAAATCGAGGTAAGGATAGACGGCAGCAAAAAGACATTTGAAATCAGCACCCGTGCAGAGTTTGTGTATAAGCTTTCTGCGGCGGCGGATGCGGATGATTATAAGAGAAACCTCAGATATGATGAGGATTTGTATGGACTGCAGGACTTTCTGGATGCCTGCTCGGATGCAAGGGATGACTGCACGGTTGCATTGACGAAGGATTCTAAGGGCAAAATTGTAAGAATCTGTGCAATCGCAGGATAA